The following are from one region of the Rosistilla carotiformis genome:
- a CDS encoding arylsulfatase, whose amino-acid sequence MIRLLSTVVALLALQQGVFAAPPLAASKPNIILVMTDDQGYGPVGRHGHPWIQTPNLDTLYDQSTRFTRMLVAPTCAPTRSALMTGRHPMRNGVTHTILERERMTLDATTLPQVLAKGGYRSGIFGKWHLGDEDEYQPQNRGFNEAFIHGAGGIGQAYDCSCADAPGNKYFNPVLRHNGKFVQTEGYCTDLFFDAALGWIKQQHDQQQPFFAYIVTNAPHSPFIAPAKNAKRFTDLGFTDNQAGFYGMIENIDENMGKLLAKMDQWKLTQDTLLIFMSDNGMTGGGSGRLGKSMGSLPDGTAMLPYNAGMKGLKGSVDEGGCRVPFFVRWDGHVPAGQDVDRIAAHLDVFPTLVDLAGGTLPSGQVDGRSLVPLIGDPKADWADRFLFSHQGRWKTGEEPNDYQWKNFSVRNQRFRWVGTEALFDMQADPGQTTNVIQDHPEVVQSMREAYDRWWKATRPMMVNEDAPMSKTRPFHVAFERQKRASGIPNWTAPSL is encoded by the coding sequence ATGATCCGATTACTCAGCACCGTCGTCGCTCTACTGGCACTTCAACAAGGCGTGTTCGCCGCGCCGCCGTTGGCCGCTTCGAAACCGAACATCATCTTGGTGATGACCGATGACCAGGGATATGGTCCGGTCGGACGGCACGGTCATCCATGGATTCAGACTCCGAATCTGGACACGCTGTACGATCAAAGCACGCGATTCACTCGGATGTTGGTCGCCCCCACCTGCGCTCCGACCCGGTCAGCATTGATGACGGGACGGCATCCGATGCGTAACGGCGTCACGCACACGATCCTCGAACGCGAACGGATGACGCTCGATGCGACGACGTTGCCGCAAGTGCTTGCGAAGGGGGGCTATCGGTCGGGCATCTTCGGCAAATGGCACCTGGGCGACGAAGACGAATACCAGCCGCAGAACCGTGGATTCAATGAAGCGTTCATCCACGGTGCCGGCGGAATCGGCCAGGCGTACGACTGCAGCTGCGCCGATGCCCCGGGAAACAAGTACTTCAATCCCGTGCTGCGTCACAATGGAAAATTCGTTCAAACCGAAGGCTATTGCACCGACCTGTTCTTTGACGCCGCGTTGGGGTGGATCAAACAACAACACGATCAACAACAACCATTCTTCGCCTACATCGTGACCAACGCACCGCACAGTCCGTTTATTGCTCCCGCCAAAAATGCGAAGCGGTTCACCGACCTGGGGTTCACCGACAACCAGGCCGGGTTTTATGGAATGATCGAGAACATCGACGAAAACATGGGCAAGCTGTTGGCAAAGATGGACCAATGGAAACTTACCCAAGACACGCTGCTGATCTTTATGAGTGACAATGGGATGACCGGCGGCGGGTCGGGACGGCTTGGAAAATCGATGGGTTCCCTGCCCGATGGGACTGCGATGCTGCCCTACAACGCTGGCATGAAGGGACTCAAAGGGAGTGTCGACGAAGGGGGCTGCCGCGTGCCGTTCTTCGTTCGTTGGGACGGGCACGTTCCGGCCGGACAAGACGTCGACCGCATCGCGGCCCATCTGGATGTCTTCCCGACGTTGGTCGATCTAGCCGGCGGAACGCTGCCCAGTGGACAGGTTGACGGACGCAGCCTGGTGCCGTTGATCGGAGACCCCAAAGCCGATTGGGCGGATCGATTTCTGTTCAGCCATCAGGGCCGGTGGAAGACCGGGGAGGAACCCAACGATTACCAATGGAAGAATTTTTCGGTCCGCAATCAACGCTTCCGCTGGGTTGGCACCGAGGCCCTGTTCGACATGCAGGCCGATCCAGGACAGACAACCAATGTGATCCAAGATCATCCCGAAGTGGTCCAGTCGATGCGTGAAGCCTACGACCGTTGGTGGAAAGCAACGCGTCCCATGATGGTCAATGAAGACGCGCCGATGTCGAAGACCCGTCCGTTTCACGTCGCCTTTGAACGTCAAAAGCGAGCCTCCGGCATTCCGAACTGGACCGCCCCCAGCTTGTGA
- a CDS encoding FG-GAP-like repeat-containing protein, with the protein MSLKNIGRFFGAGSNRNSSRKATPLAKHRRLRSLITESLEPRQLLAADLAPTTLTANHNYLVAEDVNADFRVTPNDALIVINELARRGVGELDSSTATTNRFTDVNADGSLSPLDALIVINRLNRGEAETDPLLSIELDVTQNGTSLLAEDSRNFEVEVGEKFDLEVRYTDLRSQFSNRFGVFSLYVDILATGIDSFRPVLSETQIIELSENLDDASGAFSLSFADQPQRIADVLLTSTNPDIPTLQSDPEEAIKIAIEEGLGLGEGTVSVTEAARNGRENGQVGTGESFRYIIRFVGDSAEFTNIPNLVVDTSKLTGAAVAGSLTEVPVFTSADQTQINPNSLVYNIDYRSSSLDDRVIYGDVRSGVYNPGNRETFDEVGGVGPGKTNGLYDDALTHPNLLDHFEAFSIEMQAVRPQDAVTFTLDLPDNERGSEIALYGSSATSDIALTDDMISIVLADDPATEPDDRTGLVIGRFVIPTELPIQAVQDNFPINEDAPNTRFDVLANDLPSAGELTVLSVGPAANGTTSVVQGEVFYKPNADFFGNDTFTYEISNGVDLATGTVVVEVASINDPPQAQEITITVPRGQTVAIPYTSFMLPQPANESRSFSITEVSATHGQVRNSTGNNLVYVAPTSNVANDIIDVAFTDGQQGDNSGATTINVVIINPFGPTGVPDTVTVNEDTPTTLSVAAELLNNDTITSGTKRLVGIDSSSTLGTVEVLANGTFRYTPPANQFGLAVDSFYYTMTDGTETSDPTLVSIDVVAINDPPVAGDRAVTINTATTSSLTIDVSSVISPGLGEAGVVGETVAISAFTYGNRGGLVELLPGAMGVIYTPVAGITGTETFTYTVADQLGLESTGTITVTITNNGGGGTGGTASIQGEKFHDLNDNGSRDPNEPTLPGWTIYLDLNNNGSLDTGEPTSVTDAQGEYRFENLLAANYSVREQAQTGWRQSFPRMITSQNISVETGDYVGFTTVVDFDHDGDLDIVVANEYSVSTKRESNIALLTNNGGGNFAQSTLPLPNDSRPQAVIADQDFTGDGIADLVVASAGIQGNAQGGSQANGIQLFVGTETGYNTSFQYIPAGDGPTDLASRDLNDDGIVDLLVANHRSNNVSILIGTGGGNFALPVQLETGDQPVALALQQLASDGQDLLAVANYSAGSVSIFTGDNGSFTLLDTISGLTNPTDVLLLDINADGKNDLVVADSGTNTIRTFLGDGKGDFTPFDARAVNTGANGDTRERPEALDVTDFNRDGLPDLLIANREGGESLWINNGNGTFTYATNQLLQSIPNFNPLLAKSIAVANLDGDDQLDYVVAFAAGGIAIHTTTVSADPGFYLITLADGQASVNNDFGNVELATAPTANVTMTVSQTAITENTTSNTSVVTLSLSQALATPVTVTLGLGGAATLNADYTISTAVVTIPAGATTATATITSQNDVIDEGDAEQIALTIESVVGAVENGQQQATIMVIDDDTIPLPSLVIASTPSIVTEGTAATVTATLSYAATQDVEVTLGYANGTATVSADFTGPTSLIIPAGQTSATVTLTTLQDGIDETDEAIIIDVLGVVGATELGLQSTTINLIDADAPPPSVTLSASGNSMPESGGFVTFTATLDSLSAGDVVIELAFSGTATLNADFIIPPEIRISAGNLTGTVSANAVNDLLDDEGESFNVEIFAAHGASPVEQDPLSVAIVDDDAPTVSLQTDAAVIIEDGGISRLTAVLSSPATTDTIVNLVFSGTAVMGRHYTVQSQRIVVPANSTSASILIQAINNQEIENANLIINVTALGATDATSITIRNEDGVAFPLRAAGQPATNAAAASIDESDLATIYAASLDVWQHAGLDSQSVQRLRDLAFEIADLDEDLLGLAQSDRILIDSDAAGFGWFIDATPLDDSEFASHTTSTASDAIDLLTVVLHEQGHHLGLDHGDSELMLESLSTGTRRTPSVDDVDEALRSMF; encoded by the coding sequence ATGTCGTTAAAAAATATCGGACGCTTTTTTGGCGCGGGCAGCAATCGTAACAGCTCACGGAAGGCAACTCCTCTAGCAAAGCACCGTCGGCTGCGGTCATTGATCACTGAATCGCTGGAACCACGCCAATTGCTGGCCGCCGATTTGGCTCCGACCACCCTGACGGCGAACCACAATTATTTGGTCGCCGAAGACGTCAACGCCGATTTTCGCGTCACCCCCAACGACGCTTTGATCGTGATCAACGAACTGGCCCGCCGCGGCGTGGGGGAACTGGATTCCAGCACCGCCACGACGAATCGTTTTACCGATGTGAATGCCGACGGGTCGCTATCGCCGCTGGACGCGTTGATCGTGATCAATCGCTTGAACAGGGGTGAGGCGGAAACCGATCCGTTGCTGAGTATCGAACTGGACGTCACCCAAAACGGCACATCCCTGCTGGCCGAAGACTCACGCAATTTCGAAGTCGAAGTGGGCGAAAAATTCGACTTGGAAGTCCGCTACACCGACCTCCGCAGCCAGTTTTCTAACCGCTTTGGCGTCTTCTCGCTGTACGTCGACATCTTAGCCACGGGCATCGATTCGTTCCGTCCGGTGCTCAGCGAAACGCAAATCATCGAACTGTCCGAGAACCTCGATGATGCATCGGGCGCGTTCAGCCTATCGTTCGCCGACCAACCCCAGCGGATTGCGGACGTCCTCCTCACCAGTACCAACCCGGACATCCCGACGCTTCAAAGTGACCCCGAAGAGGCGATTAAAATCGCAATCGAAGAGGGCCTTGGTTTGGGTGAAGGAACGGTGTCGGTCACCGAAGCGGCCCGCAACGGACGCGAAAATGGTCAAGTTGGCACGGGGGAATCGTTCCGGTACATCATCCGTTTCGTGGGTGACAGCGCGGAGTTCACCAACATTCCCAACCTGGTTGTCGACACGAGCAAGCTGACAGGTGCAGCGGTCGCCGGGTCGCTGACGGAAGTGCCCGTCTTCACGTCAGCCGACCAAACGCAAATCAATCCCAATTCGCTTGTCTACAACATCGATTACCGCAGTTCGTCGTTAGACGACCGCGTGATCTACGGCGACGTGCGTTCGGGAGTCTACAACCCCGGAAATCGCGAAACGTTCGACGAGGTCGGCGGTGTAGGCCCTGGGAAGACCAATGGCCTTTACGACGATGCGCTGACACATCCCAATTTGCTGGATCATTTTGAAGCGTTCAGCATCGAGATGCAGGCGGTCCGCCCACAAGATGCAGTGACCTTTACGCTCGACCTGCCGGACAATGAACGCGGTTCCGAGATCGCGTTGTACGGGTCGAGCGCCACGTCGGATATCGCGTTAACGGACGATATGATCTCCATCGTGCTGGCTGACGATCCGGCAACGGAACCGGACGATCGCACCGGGTTGGTGATTGGTCGCTTTGTGATTCCCACGGAATTGCCGATCCAGGCGGTGCAAGACAACTTCCCGATCAACGAGGACGCCCCCAACACACGGTTTGATGTGCTGGCGAACGACCTCCCCTCGGCGGGCGAATTGACCGTGCTTTCGGTCGGCCCCGCGGCAAACGGCACGACAAGCGTTGTCCAAGGAGAGGTCTTTTATAAACCCAATGCCGACTTTTTCGGCAACGACACGTTCACCTACGAGATCAGTAACGGGGTCGACCTAGCCACCGGAACGGTCGTCGTCGAAGTCGCGTCGATCAACGATCCACCGCAGGCCCAAGAGATCACCATCACCGTTCCCCGCGGCCAAACGGTCGCGATTCCTTACACATCGTTCATGTTGCCGCAACCGGCCAACGAATCGCGCAGCTTCAGTATCACGGAGGTCTCGGCGACGCACGGGCAAGTGAGGAATTCCACAGGTAACAATTTGGTCTATGTTGCCCCGACCAGCAATGTCGCCAACGACATCATTGACGTTGCGTTCACCGATGGACAGCAGGGCGACAACAGTGGCGCCACAACCATCAACGTCGTGATCATCAATCCCTTTGGTCCCACCGGCGTGCCCGATACGGTAACGGTCAACGAGGACACCCCCACGACGTTAAGCGTGGCGGCGGAACTATTGAACAACGACACCATCACATCGGGCACCAAACGCTTGGTCGGTATTGATTCGTCAAGCACCCTGGGTACGGTTGAAGTGCTAGCCAACGGCACATTCCGCTACACTCCTCCCGCAAATCAGTTTGGCTTGGCGGTCGATTCGTTCTACTACACGATGACCGATGGCACCGAGACGAGCGATCCAACACTTGTTTCGATCGATGTTGTGGCGATCAACGATCCACCGGTTGCCGGGGATCGCGCGGTGACGATCAACACCGCCACCACCAGTTCGTTGACCATCGATGTGTCCAGCGTTATCAGTCCTGGTCTTGGCGAAGCCGGCGTCGTGGGCGAAACCGTGGCGATCAGCGCCTTCACCTATGGCAACCGCGGTGGCTTGGTGGAACTCCTCCCGGGCGCGATGGGCGTGATCTACACTCCCGTCGCGGGGATCACCGGCACCGAGACGTTCACCTACACCGTCGCCGACCAACTGGGACTCGAATCGACGGGAACCATCACCGTAACGATTACCAACAACGGAGGCGGCGGCACTGGCGGCACCGCTTCGATCCAGGGTGAAAAGTTTCACGACTTGAACGACAACGGATCCCGTGACCCTAACGAACCCACGCTCCCCGGCTGGACGATCTATCTGGACTTAAACAACAACGGATCCCTCGATACCGGCGAACCGACATCGGTCACCGACGCCCAAGGGGAGTACCGTTTCGAGAATCTACTGGCTGCCAACTACAGCGTCCGCGAACAGGCTCAGACCGGATGGCGACAGAGCTTTCCACGGATGATCACGTCTCAAAACATTTCCGTCGAAACCGGCGACTATGTCGGATTCACAACGGTTGTCGACTTCGATCACGACGGGGACCTCGACATTGTCGTTGCCAACGAATATTCGGTTTCCACGAAACGGGAATCCAATATTGCGTTGTTGACCAACAATGGCGGTGGCAACTTTGCACAGTCAACGCTTCCGCTGCCTAACGATTCCCGACCTCAGGCGGTGATTGCCGATCAAGATTTCACCGGCGACGGGATCGCCGATTTGGTGGTCGCGTCGGCTGGCATCCAGGGGAATGCGCAAGGCGGATCACAGGCCAATGGGATACAATTGTTTGTCGGCACCGAAACCGGCTACAACACTTCGTTCCAATACATTCCTGCTGGTGACGGGCCTACCGACCTAGCGTCCCGCGATTTGAACGACGATGGGATCGTCGATCTGTTGGTTGCCAATCACCGTTCGAACAACGTATCGATTCTAATCGGAACCGGAGGCGGTAACTTTGCTTTGCCGGTTCAACTGGAAACCGGCGACCAACCGGTCGCGCTGGCATTGCAACAATTGGCCAGCGATGGCCAAGATCTCTTGGCAGTGGCTAATTACAGCGCCGGAAGCGTTTCGATCTTTACCGGTGACAACGGGTCGTTCACGCTGCTCGACACCATCAGCGGACTGACCAATCCGACCGATGTCTTGTTGCTCGACATCAACGCCGATGGCAAAAACGATTTGGTCGTCGCGGATTCGGGGACCAACACGATCCGCACCTTCCTAGGCGATGGCAAAGGGGACTTCACCCCCTTCGACGCCCGAGCGGTTAATACGGGTGCCAACGGCGATACGCGGGAACGTCCCGAAGCACTCGACGTGACCGATTTCAACCGCGATGGACTGCCCGATCTGCTGATCGCCAACCGCGAAGGGGGCGAATCACTGTGGATCAATAACGGCAACGGGACGTTCACCTACGCGACGAACCAATTGCTGCAGTCGATTCCGAATTTCAATCCGTTGTTGGCGAAATCGATCGCCGTCGCCAATCTCGATGGCGACGATCAACTCGATTATGTCGTGGCGTTTGCCGCTGGCGGGATCGCCATCCATACAACGACCGTCTCGGCGGATCCAGGATTCTATTTGATAACCCTGGCCGACGGACAAGCCTCGGTGAATAACGACTTTGGCAATGTCGAATTGGCGACCGCCCCGACGGCGAATGTCACGATGACGGTCTCGCAAACTGCGATTACCGAAAACACCACGTCGAACACCTCGGTTGTAACGCTCAGCCTGTCCCAAGCGTTGGCGACACCGGTGACCGTGACATTGGGGCTGGGTGGAGCCGCCACGCTCAACGCCGACTACACGATCAGCACCGCAGTCGTCACGATCCCCGCCGGAGCGACCACTGCCACAGCCACGATTACCAGCCAAAACGATGTCATCGACGAAGGCGATGCCGAACAGATCGCGTTGACCATCGAAAGCGTCGTGGGTGCCGTGGAAAACGGACAGCAACAGGCAACGATTATGGTCATCGACGACGACACCATCCCATTGCCTTCACTGGTGATCGCGTCGACGCCGTCGATCGTCACCGAAGGCACAGCGGCAACCGTGACGGCAACCCTGTCTTACGCGGCGACCCAAGATGTCGAAGTAACCCTCGGCTATGCAAACGGAACCGCGACCGTGTCGGCAGATTTCACGGGGCCGACGTCGTTGATCATCCCTGCTGGGCAAACCTCCGCGACCGTGACGTTGACGACGTTGCAAGATGGCATCGACGAAACCGATGAAGCGATCATCATCGATGTATTGGGTGTCGTAGGAGCCACCGAACTGGGACTTCAATCCACCACGATCAATCTTATCGACGCCGATGCGCCACCACCCAGCGTGACGTTGTCCGCATCGGGCAACTCGATGCCCGAAAGTGGCGGCTTTGTCACCTTCACCGCGACGCTCGATTCGTTGTCCGCTGGCGATGTCGTGATCGAACTGGCCTTCAGCGGAACCGCGACGTTGAATGCCGATTTCATCATCCCGCCCGAGATCCGCATCTCAGCGGGCAACCTGACAGGAACCGTTTCGGCCAACGCGGTCAACGACCTGTTGGACGATGAAGGCGAGAGCTTTAACGTTGAGATCTTCGCTGCCCATGGTGCGTCCCCCGTGGAACAAGATCCCTTGTCGGTCGCGATTGTCGATGACGATGCCCCCACGGTTTCGCTGCAAACGGACGCCGCCGTGATCATCGAAGACGGAGGGATCAGTCGCTTGACGGCCGTTCTCTCGTCGCCGGCAACGACCGACACGATCGTGAACCTTGTTTTCAGCGGCACGGCGGTCATGGGGCGACACTACACCGTCCAAAGCCAAAGAATCGTCGTTCCTGCGAATTCCACTTCCGCATCGATTTTGATTCAGGCGATCAATAACCAAGAGATCGAAAATGCGAACCTGATCATCAACGTCACGGCCCTTGGTGCCACCGACGCAACGTCGATCACGATTCGCAACGAGGATGGTGTCGCGTTCCCGCTGCGAGCCGCTGGCCAACCGGCGACCAACGCTGCGGCAGCTTCGATCGATGAAAGTGATCTGGCCACGATCTATGCAGCCAGCTTGGATGTTTGGCAGCATGCCGGTTTGGATTCGCAAAGCGTGCAGCGGTTGCGCGATCTCGCATTCGAAATCGCGGATCTCGACGAGGATCTCCTGGGGCTCGCCCAGTCGGATCGGATCCTGATCGATTCCGATGCCGCCGGGTTCGGGTGGTTTATCGATGCGACGCCATTGGACGACAGCGAATTCGCATCCCACACGACATCGACAGCGAGCGATGCAATCGACCTGTTGACGGTGGTTCTGCATGAACAAGGGCATCACTTGGGCTTGGATCATGGCGACAGTGAACTGATGCTCGAAAGCTTGTCCACGGGGACTCGCCGAACGCCCTCGGTCGACGATGTCGATGAAGCGCTGCGAAGTATGTTTTAG
- a CDS encoding efflux RND transporter periplasmic adaptor subunit, protein MKTPSIPDLILMLPLLVSAPACDEVAALRETVMHSGATLAEVPSTEQHHDGGGEHAAAVHGAEAHIEAEHGDAEHSEGGHHVAHKIVVTRPIAKDVVSTQQYVCQIHSWRHIEVKALERGYLEKISVNEGQSVKQGDLLFKILPTLYQAKLETDQAEAQLAQIELQNTERLFQQNIVAMPEVQLARAKVAKAQAQVNLAMAELNFASIRAPFDGIVDKQYEQLGSLIEEGDMLTTLSDNSMMWAYFNVPESRYLAYEADPNKHDVKVELVLADGNKFSQEGSIGAIEADFNNETGNIAFRGDFPNPQHQLRHGQTGTVLLSRVVQDAVVIPQRATFEILAKKYAYVVGKDDVVRQREIVIQREQDDIFLIKQGLTAEDKIVLEGIRQVRDGDHVEYEFQDPEEVLGRLKYHAE, encoded by the coding sequence ATGAAAACGCCTTCGATTCCCGATCTCATCCTTATGCTGCCGTTGCTTGTGTCAGCCCCCGCGTGCGACGAGGTGGCGGCGCTTCGGGAGACGGTGATGCACAGCGGAGCGACACTTGCCGAAGTGCCGTCGACGGAGCAGCACCACGACGGTGGAGGCGAACACGCCGCCGCAGTGCATGGCGCGGAAGCTCACATCGAAGCCGAGCATGGCGATGCTGAACACAGCGAAGGCGGGCACCATGTGGCTCACAAAATTGTCGTCACCCGTCCGATTGCAAAGGATGTCGTCAGTACGCAGCAATACGTCTGCCAAATCCACTCTTGGCGGCACATTGAGGTCAAAGCGTTGGAACGCGGCTATCTCGAAAAGATCTCGGTCAACGAAGGCCAGTCGGTGAAGCAGGGGGATTTGTTGTTCAAGATCCTTCCCACGTTGTATCAAGCGAAACTGGAGACCGATCAGGCCGAAGCACAGCTGGCGCAGATCGAATTGCAGAACACCGAGCGGTTGTTTCAGCAGAACATTGTCGCGATGCCCGAAGTGCAGTTGGCCCGGGCCAAAGTTGCCAAGGCGCAGGCCCAAGTCAACCTCGCGATGGCGGAGTTGAACTTTGCGAGTATCCGCGCACCGTTTGATGGGATCGTCGACAAACAATACGAACAACTGGGCAGCTTGATCGAAGAGGGAGACATGCTGACGACCCTCTCGGACAACAGCATGATGTGGGCCTATTTCAATGTCCCCGAATCCCGTTATCTCGCCTACGAAGCCGACCCGAACAAGCACGATGTCAAAGTGGAGCTTGTGTTAGCCGATGGCAATAAGTTTTCGCAGGAGGGATCGATCGGAGCGATCGAGGCAGACTTCAACAACGAAACCGGTAACATCGCGTTTCGCGGCGACTTTCCCAACCCGCAACATCAGTTGCGACATGGACAAACCGGCACCGTGTTACTGAGCCGGGTTGTCCAGGACGCCGTGGTGATTCCTCAGCGGGCGACCTTTGAAATCCTCGCCAAGAAATACGCGTACGTCGTGGGAAAGGACGATGTCGTTCGACAACGCGAGATCGTGATCCAACGCGAACAGGACGACATTTTCCTGATCAAACAAGGGCTCACCGCCGAGGACAAAATCGTCCTCGAAGGCATCCGTCAGGTGCGTGATGGCGATCACGTGGAGTACGAATTTCAAGATCCCGAAGAGGTCCTTGGAAGACTGAAATACCACGCCGAATAG